One stretch of Streptomyces sp. R21 DNA includes these proteins:
- a CDS encoding IclR family transcriptional regulator, with amino-acid sequence MPSSSASTTDAAKSSAPSGGVQSLERAFDLLERMADAGGEVGLSELSASSGLPLPTIHRLMRTLVACGYVRQQPNRRYALGPRLIRLGESSARLLGTWARPYLARLVEETGETANMALLDGDEIVYVAQVPSKHSMRMFTEVGRRVLPHSTGVGKALLAHTPANEVRALLARTGMPAATDKTITTADGFLTALEEVRRLGYAIDDNEQEIGVRCLAVSVPDSPTAAAISISGPAGRVTEAATERIVPVLQQVAVELSQALANPGPAA; translated from the coding sequence GTGCCGTCGTCCAGCGCCAGCACCACCGACGCCGCCAAATCCTCCGCTCCCAGTGGTGGCGTCCAGTCCCTCGAGCGCGCCTTCGACCTGCTGGAGCGCATGGCGGACGCCGGGGGCGAAGTCGGCCTGAGCGAGCTCTCCGCGAGCAGCGGGCTGCCGCTGCCCACCATCCACCGTCTGATGCGCACGCTGGTGGCCTGCGGCTATGTCCGCCAGCAGCCCAACCGGCGGTACGCGCTCGGCCCCCGTCTCATCCGCCTCGGCGAGTCCTCGGCCAGGCTTCTGGGCACCTGGGCCCGCCCGTATCTGGCGCGCCTCGTCGAGGAGACCGGCGAGACGGCGAACATGGCGCTGCTCGACGGCGACGAGATCGTCTACGTGGCGCAGGTGCCGTCCAAGCACTCGATGCGCATGTTCACCGAGGTCGGCCGGCGGGTGCTGCCGCACTCCACGGGCGTGGGCAAGGCGCTGCTCGCGCACACCCCGGCGAACGAGGTGCGCGCGCTGCTGGCCCGTACCGGTATGCCCGCCGCCACGGACAAGACGATCACCACCGCGGACGGCTTCCTCACCGCCCTCGAAGAGGTGCGCCGGCTCGGCTACGCGATCGACGACAACGAGCAGGAGATCGGCGTCCGCTGCCTGGCGGTGTCCGTGCCCGACTCCCCCACCGCGGCCGCCATCTCGATCTCCGGCCCCGCGGGCCGGGTCACCGAGGCGGCCACCGAGCGGATCGTGCCCGTGCTCCAGCAGGTCGCCGTGGAGCTGTCGCAGGCACTGGCGAACCCGGGCCCTGCCGCCTAG
- a CDS encoding ABC transporter ATP-binding protein gives MTLVLDRITLTYPDGDGRLTALDAVGVEVPAGTMTAVVGPSGSGKSSLLAVAATLVTPDHGRVLVSGTETAELSPAERALLRRREIGIVFQQPNLLPSLTALEQLLVMGHLDGRRQVADRARELLDAVGLAELAHRRPHQLSGGQRQRVNIARALVNEPSVLLVDEPTSALDHERGAAVLDLLARLTRERATATVLVTHDRAHLDEADEVLEMTDGRLKTACTPVSSTASSTAGSAIRR, from the coding sequence ATGACCCTCGTACTGGACCGCATCACCCTCACCTACCCGGACGGCGACGGGCGGCTGACCGCCCTCGACGCAGTCGGCGTCGAGGTGCCCGCGGGCACCATGACCGCGGTCGTCGGCCCCTCCGGCTCCGGCAAGTCCAGCCTGCTCGCGGTGGCCGCGACCCTGGTGACGCCGGACCACGGACGCGTGCTGGTCAGCGGTACGGAGACGGCGGAACTGAGCCCCGCCGAGCGGGCCCTGCTGCGCCGCCGCGAGATCGGCATCGTCTTCCAGCAGCCCAACCTGCTGCCGTCACTGACGGCGCTGGAACAGCTCCTGGTGATGGGCCACCTGGACGGGCGGCGCCAAGTGGCGGACCGTGCGCGGGAGTTGCTGGACGCGGTCGGGCTGGCCGAGCTGGCCCACCGGCGTCCGCACCAGCTGTCGGGCGGTCAGCGCCAGCGGGTCAACATCGCCCGCGCCCTGGTCAACGAGCCGTCCGTCCTCCTGGTGGACGAGCCGACGAGCGCGCTCGACCACGAGCGCGGCGCGGCCGTGCTCGACCTGCTGGCCCGGCTCACCCGCGAGCGCGCCACGGCGACCGTCCTCGTGACGCACGACCGCGCCCACCTCGACGAGGCGGACGAGGTGCTGGAGATGACGGACGGGCGGCTCAAGACCGCCTGCACGCCGGTGAGTTCGACGGCGAGCTCTACAGCGGGTTCGGCGATACGTCGATGA
- a CDS encoding ABC transporter permease gives MFVAWRDLRLAKGRFALMGAVVVLITLLVGLLSGLTAGLAEENTSAVTGLPADHLAFARPPAGQSVSFTGSTVPERAWRTWADRPGVTSAEPIGIRTLNAAAGDRTAAVSSFAVRPDAGIAPHGVGPEEIVLSKKAAAALDVTVGDRVRLGGTERTVTAVAGEASYSHTPVVWTELSGPATVIALRADGADLAAADRAAGTRTLTKDDALTAIGSYQAENGSLQLMRAFLFVISALVIGAFFTVWTIQRSGDIAVLKALGASTPYLLRDALGQAVLMLAAGTALGVGLAAAIGGLVRGGDVPFVLDAPTVLGPAGVMIALGALGAGLSVRRITAVDPLTALGSAR, from the coding sequence ATGTTCGTCGCATGGAGAGACCTCAGGTTGGCCAAGGGGCGGTTCGCCCTGATGGGCGCCGTGGTCGTGCTGATCACCCTGCTCGTGGGGCTGCTGTCCGGCCTGACCGCCGGGCTCGCCGAGGAGAACACCTCGGCGGTCACCGGCCTGCCCGCCGACCACCTCGCCTTCGCCCGGCCGCCCGCCGGTCAGTCCGTGTCCTTCACCGGCTCGACCGTTCCGGAGCGCGCCTGGCGGACCTGGGCCGACCGGCCGGGCGTCACCTCCGCGGAGCCGATCGGCATCCGCACACTCAACGCCGCCGCCGGGGACCGTACGGCCGCGGTGTCGTCCTTCGCCGTCCGCCCGGACGCGGGGATCGCCCCGCACGGTGTCGGGCCGGAGGAGATCGTGCTGTCCAAGAAGGCCGCCGCCGCGCTGGACGTCACCGTCGGGGACCGGGTGCGGCTCGGCGGCACCGAGCGGACCGTCACCGCGGTCGCCGGTGAGGCCTCGTACAGCCATACGCCGGTGGTGTGGACCGAGCTGTCCGGTCCCGCCACGGTGATCGCGCTGCGCGCCGACGGCGCCGACCTCGCGGCGGCCGACCGCGCCGCCGGCACCCGGACCCTCACCAAGGACGACGCGCTCACCGCCATCGGCTCCTACCAGGCAGAGAACGGCTCGCTCCAGCTCATGCGCGCATTTCTGTTCGTCATTTCGGCGCTCGTCATAGGGGCGTTCTTCACGGTGTGGACCATCCAGCGGTCCGGCGACATCGCCGTACTGAAGGCGCTGGGCGCGTCGACGCCGTATCTGCTGCGGGACGCACTCGGGCAGGCCGTGCTGATGCTCGCGGCGGGCACCGCCCTCGGGGTCGGCCTCGCCGCCGCGATCGGCGGGCTGGTCCGGGGCGGCGACGTGCCCTTCGTGCTCGACGCGCCGACCGTCCTCGGCCCCGCCGGCGTGATGATCGCCCTCGGAGCACTCGGCGCGGGCCTGTCCGTCCGCCGCATCACCGCCGTCGACCCGCTGACCGCACTGGGGAGCGCCCGATGA